A single window of Coffea eugenioides isolate CCC68of chromosome 7, Ceug_1.0, whole genome shotgun sequence DNA harbors:
- the LOC113778214 gene encoding transcription factor bHLH121-like isoform X2 codes for MVDCQSDISDSRQEDDLDSNGAVVAKTRHQAHGKKLRRNELNEHFQELGNILDSVRLKNDEATIVISPIQALKDLASEVSRLQSEQAAILQDIKKLAKENKELREKTSLQFDVGAFEVQRQQRHRSMFPRSAIDPSAVMACAFSYPVAQSVSSGPYPRHTPSLHPKPFLANQSAVPSDPGVMMILRSAAATPHINKPSSRNASTPCIFGKEIARNGSSGQDRSGNGEKSGDIPDMVTDLELAIPGSTAQKPLPRDKGKRPLRD; via the exons ATGGTTGATTGTCAATCTGACATTAGCGATTCCAG GCAAGAGGATGATTTAGATTCGAACGGTGCAGTGGTTGCAAAAACAAGGCACCAAGCACATGGCAAAAAGTTGAGAAGAAATGAGCTTAATGAGCATTTTCAAGAGTTGGGAAATATACTAG ATTCAGTTAGGCTCAAGAATGACGAGGCAACGATCGTTATCAGCCCAATCCAAGCACTGAAAGATTTAGCTTCTGAAGTCAGCAGACTACAGTCTGAACAAGCAGCAATTCTTCAAGATATTAAAAAG CTTGCAAAGGAGAACAAAGAGTTAAGAGAAAAGACTTCTCTGCAATTTGATGTTGGGGCTTTTGAAGTGCAACGCCAGCAAAGACATAGATCCATGTTTCCAAGATCTGCAATTGATCCTTCAGCTGTCATGGcttgtgcattttcatatccAGTTGCTCAATCTGTCTCCTCTGGTCCATATCCAAGGCATACTCCATCTCTGCATCCAAAGCCCTTTTTGGCAAATCAATCTGCTGTCCCATCTGATCCTGGTGTGATGATGATCCTGCGTTCAGCTGCTGCAACTCCGCACATCAATAAGCCATCTTCCAGGAATGCTTCAACACCTTGCATTTTTGGCAAGGAAATTGCCAGAAATGGATCATCTGGTCAAGACAGAAGTGGTAATGGTGAGAAAAGTGGTGATATTCCTGATATGGTAACTGATTTGGAGCTTGCAATTCCAGGATCTACAGCTCAGAAG CCATTGCCTCGAGACAAGGGCAAGCGACCACTGAGGGACTAG
- the LOC113777384 gene encoding DNA-(apurinic or apyrimidinic site) lyase 2 isoform X1: MKIVTYNINGLRPRISQFGSLRKLLDSLDADIICFQETKISKQELRADLVRADGYESFFSCNRNFDKSRAGYSGVATFCRVKSAFSSDEVALPVAAEEGFTGLLESPRVTGPQKDECSSALEGLEEFSRDELLKVDSEGRCVITDHSHFVLFNVYGPRADCDDTERIQFKGTFFKIIQRRWECLLHQGRRVFVVGDLNIAPTAIDRCDAGPDFENNEFRRWFRSLLVENGGQFVDVFRTKHPDRREAYTCWPTNTGAEEFNFGARIDHILISGSCLHEESGQEEHNFVSCHVEDCEILIQFKRWKPGNTPRWKGGRSIKLEGSDHVPVCVSLEEIPSVPPHGAPSLSTRYCPQVYGCQQTLVSMLTRKQSAESVKNSEESSSFLEAHDCSEGSARQRSCSTTFCLGSNLAKAGPHVETRKKARQSQWSQLSLKSFFQKSSSHSETFARSTNDIKLSRTDVSASFCCSNSSPVHVEVSSNPKDCIADVSASSPADNGCDTIADCQLSVKEKSNVALLEWQRIQQHMQNSIPLCKGHNEPCVARVVKKAGPNLGRRFYVCARAEGPASNPEANCGYFKWAASNSKHKR; encoded by the exons atgaagatAGTGACGTACAACATAAACGGCTTAAGGCCTCGCATCTCCCAGTTCGGCTCCCTGCGTAAGCTTCTCGATTCCCTCGACGCCGATATCATCTGTTTTCAGGAGACCAAGATCTCCAAACAAGAACTAAGAGCCGATTTAGTTAGAGCTGATggttatgaatctttcttttcttgcaatCGCAACTTCGACAAATCCCGCGCTGGTTATTCTG GTGTTGCGACATTTTGTCGAGTGAAGTCTGCATTTTCGAGTGACGAGGTGGCGTTGCCAGTTGCTGCAGAGGAGGGCTTTACTGGGCTTCTTGAGAGTCCTCGAGTAACCGGACCTCAAAAAGATGAATGCTCTTCAGCTTTAGAAGGGCTTGAGGAGTTCTCTAGAGATGAGCTTTTGAAAGTTGACAGTGAGGGGCGATGTGTCATCACTGATCATAGCCATTTTG TTCTTTTCAATGTGTATGGGCCTCGAGCTGATTGTGATGATACAGAAAGAATTCAATTTAAGGGCACATTTTTTAAGATAATACAG AGAAGATGGGAATGTCTTCTACATCAAGGACGGCGAGTATTTGTTGTTGGGGACCTCAACATTGCTCCTACTGCGATTGATCGTTGTGATGCTGGACCAGATTTTGAGAATAATGA GTTTCGGAGGTGGTTTAGATCTTTGTTGGTGGAAAATGGAGGACAATTTGTCGATGTTTTCAGAACAAAGCATCCTGACAG AAGAGAAGCCTACACATGCTGGCCAACAAATACAGGTGCTGAGGAGTTTAACTTTGGGGCAAGGATTGACCATATTCTTATTTCTGGATCATGCTTACATGAAGAGTCAGGTCAGGAAGAGCATAACTTTGTAAGTTGCCATGTTGAGGACTGTGAGATTTTGATCCAATTCAAGCGGTGGAAACCTGGAAACACACCCAG GTGGAAAGGAGGAAGAAGCATTAAATTGGAAGGTTCGGACCATGTTCCTGTCTGTGTGAGTTTGGAAGAAATCCCTAGTGTTCCACCACATGGTGCTCCTTCATTATCTACTAGATACTGCCCCCAGGTCTACGGATGTCAGCAAACACTAG TGTCGATGTTAACAAGGAAACAATCGGCTGAGAGTGTTAAGAATTCTGAAGAGTCAAGCTCATTTTTAG AAGCTCATGACTGCTCTGAAGGCTCAGCACGTCAGCGTTCCTGTAGCACAACTTTTTGTTTGGGTAGCAATCTTGCAAAAGCAGGGCCTCACGTGGAAACCAGGAAGAAAGCAAGACAAAGTCAGTGGTCTCAGCTCTCACTCAAATCATTCTTCCAGAAAAGTTCCAGTCATAGTGAGACTTTTGCGAGATCCACCAATGACATCAAGCTTAGTCGGACAGATGTCTCTGCTTCCTTCTGTTGTTCCAACAGCTCCCCAGTACACGTTGAAGTGAGTAGCAACCCAAAGGATTGCATAGCAGATGTCTCTGCATCCAGTCCAGCAGACAATGGGTGTGATACAATAGCAGACTGCCAACTTTCAGTAAAAGAAAAGTCTAATGTTGCCTTATTGGAGTGGCAAAGGATACAACAGCATATGCAGAACAGTATACCTCTTTGCAAGGGCCATAATGAACCTTGCGTTGCTCGAGTTGTGAAGAAAGCTGGCCCTAACTTGGGCCGCAGATTTTATGTCTGCGCTCGCGCTGAG GGGCCTGCATCTAATCCTGAAGCAAACTGTGGGTATTTTAAGTGGGCTGCTTCAAATTCCAAGCACAAACGGTGA
- the LOC113778089 gene encoding chaperone protein dnaJ 11, chloroplastic, whose product MSLLSSPSRSVFQFPQKFSGEAFLPPTSNSSFRQPRAGVVSAAFASYATAESERTTSTCVLPPRLTAPTSFYEVLGIPMGATSGEIKAAYRRLAKGCHPDLAGTDEKSSSADEFIKVHAAYSTLSDPEKRADYDRRLFRSHRGVRFYSTPSPTKSRYSGYSGRNWETDQCW is encoded by the coding sequence ATGTCGTTGTTATCTTCGCCTTCGCGTTCCGTCTTCCAGTTTCCGCAGAAATTCTCCGGCGAAGCTTTTCTCCCGCCGACGTCCAACTCCAGTTTCCGGCAGCCACGTGCAGGTGTTGTTTCCGCAGCTTTCGCTTCTTATGCTACTGCGGAGAGCGAGCGAACCACTTCCACTTGTGTGTTGCCGCCCAGGTTAACAGCTCCGACGTCGTTTTACGAGGTTTTGGGGATTCCGATGGGAGCCACTAGTGGTGAGATCAAGGCGGCGTATCGGAGACTAGCGAAAGGGTGCCATCCAGACCTGGCGGGGACTGATGAGAAGAGCTCGTCTGCGGATGAGTTCATCAAGGTTCATGCTGCTTACTCCACTTTATCTGATCCGGAAAAACGTGCTGATTACGACCGGCGACTGTTCCGCAGTCACCGCGGCGTCCGGTTCTATTCCACGCCGTCTCCGACGAAGTCGAGGTATTCCGGTTACAGTGGCCGGAACTGGGAGACTGATCAGTGCTGGTAG
- the LOC113778214 gene encoding transcription factor bHLH121-like isoform X1 yields MVDCQSDISDSRQEDDLDSNGAVVAKTRHQAHGKKLRRNELNEHFQELGNILDTDSVRLKNDEATIVISPIQALKDLASEVSRLQSEQAAILQDIKKLAKENKELREKTSLQFDVGAFEVQRQQRHRSMFPRSAIDPSAVMACAFSYPVAQSVSSGPYPRHTPSLHPKPFLANQSAVPSDPGVMMILRSAAATPHINKPSSRNASTPCIFGKEIARNGSSGQDRSGNGEKSGDIPDMVTDLELAIPGSTAQKPLPRDKGKRPLRD; encoded by the exons ATGGTTGATTGTCAATCTGACATTAGCGATTCCAG GCAAGAGGATGATTTAGATTCGAACGGTGCAGTGGTTGCAAAAACAAGGCACCAAGCACATGGCAAAAAGTTGAGAAGAAATGAGCTTAATGAGCATTTTCAAGAGTTGGGAAATATACTAG ATACAGATTCAGTTAGGCTCAAGAATGACGAGGCAACGATCGTTATCAGCCCAATCCAAGCACTGAAAGATTTAGCTTCTGAAGTCAGCAGACTACAGTCTGAACAAGCAGCAATTCTTCAAGATATTAAAAAG CTTGCAAAGGAGAACAAAGAGTTAAGAGAAAAGACTTCTCTGCAATTTGATGTTGGGGCTTTTGAAGTGCAACGCCAGCAAAGACATAGATCCATGTTTCCAAGATCTGCAATTGATCCTTCAGCTGTCATGGcttgtgcattttcatatccAGTTGCTCAATCTGTCTCCTCTGGTCCATATCCAAGGCATACTCCATCTCTGCATCCAAAGCCCTTTTTGGCAAATCAATCTGCTGTCCCATCTGATCCTGGTGTGATGATGATCCTGCGTTCAGCTGCTGCAACTCCGCACATCAATAAGCCATCTTCCAGGAATGCTTCAACACCTTGCATTTTTGGCAAGGAAATTGCCAGAAATGGATCATCTGGTCAAGACAGAAGTGGTAATGGTGAGAAAAGTGGTGATATTCCTGATATGGTAACTGATTTGGAGCTTGCAATTCCAGGATCTACAGCTCAGAAG CCATTGCCTCGAGACAAGGGCAAGCGACCACTGAGGGACTAG
- the LOC113777384 gene encoding DNA-(apurinic or apyrimidinic site) lyase 2 isoform X2 — protein MKIVTYNINGLRPRISQFGSLRKLLDSLDADIICFQETKISKQELRADLVRADGYESFFSCNRNFDKSRAGYSGVATFCRVKSAFSSDEVALPVAAEEGFTGLLESPRVTGPQKDECSSALEGLEEFSRDELLKVDSEGRCVITDHSHFVLFNVYGPRADCDDTERIQFKGTFFKIIQRRWECLLHQGRRVFVVGDLNIAPTAIDRCDAGPDFENNEFRRWFRSLLVENGGQFVDVFRTKHPDRREAYTCWPTNTGAEEFNFGARIDHILISGSCLHEESGQEEHNFVSCHVEDCEILIQFKRWKPGNTPRWKGGRSIKLEGSDHVPVCVSLEEIPSVPPHGAPSLSTRYCPQVYGCQQTLVSMLTRKQSAESVKNSEESSSFLVQKLMTALKAQHVSVPVAQLFVWVAILQKQGLTWKPGRKQDKVSGLSSHSNHSSRKVPVIVRLLRDPPMTSSLVGQMSLLPSVVPTAPQYTLK, from the exons atgaagatAGTGACGTACAACATAAACGGCTTAAGGCCTCGCATCTCCCAGTTCGGCTCCCTGCGTAAGCTTCTCGATTCCCTCGACGCCGATATCATCTGTTTTCAGGAGACCAAGATCTCCAAACAAGAACTAAGAGCCGATTTAGTTAGAGCTGATggttatgaatctttcttttcttgcaatCGCAACTTCGACAAATCCCGCGCTGGTTATTCTG GTGTTGCGACATTTTGTCGAGTGAAGTCTGCATTTTCGAGTGACGAGGTGGCGTTGCCAGTTGCTGCAGAGGAGGGCTTTACTGGGCTTCTTGAGAGTCCTCGAGTAACCGGACCTCAAAAAGATGAATGCTCTTCAGCTTTAGAAGGGCTTGAGGAGTTCTCTAGAGATGAGCTTTTGAAAGTTGACAGTGAGGGGCGATGTGTCATCACTGATCATAGCCATTTTG TTCTTTTCAATGTGTATGGGCCTCGAGCTGATTGTGATGATACAGAAAGAATTCAATTTAAGGGCACATTTTTTAAGATAATACAG AGAAGATGGGAATGTCTTCTACATCAAGGACGGCGAGTATTTGTTGTTGGGGACCTCAACATTGCTCCTACTGCGATTGATCGTTGTGATGCTGGACCAGATTTTGAGAATAATGA GTTTCGGAGGTGGTTTAGATCTTTGTTGGTGGAAAATGGAGGACAATTTGTCGATGTTTTCAGAACAAAGCATCCTGACAG AAGAGAAGCCTACACATGCTGGCCAACAAATACAGGTGCTGAGGAGTTTAACTTTGGGGCAAGGATTGACCATATTCTTATTTCTGGATCATGCTTACATGAAGAGTCAGGTCAGGAAGAGCATAACTTTGTAAGTTGCCATGTTGAGGACTGTGAGATTTTGATCCAATTCAAGCGGTGGAAACCTGGAAACACACCCAG GTGGAAAGGAGGAAGAAGCATTAAATTGGAAGGTTCGGACCATGTTCCTGTCTGTGTGAGTTTGGAAGAAATCCCTAGTGTTCCACCACATGGTGCTCCTTCATTATCTACTAGATACTGCCCCCAGGTCTACGGATGTCAGCAAACACTAG TGTCGATGTTAACAAGGAAACAATCGGCTGAGAGTGTTAAGAATTCTGAAGAGTCAAGCTCATTTTTAG TACAGAAGCTCATGACTGCTCTGAAGGCTCAGCACGTCAGCGTTCCTGTAGCACAACTTTTTGTTTGGGTAGCAATCTTGCAAAAGCAGGGCCTCACGTGGAAACCAGGAAGAAAGCAAGACAAAGTCAGTGGTCTCAGCTCTCACTCAAATCATTCTTCCAGAAAAGTTCCAGTCATAGTGAGACTTTTGCGAGATCCACCAATGACATCAAGCTTAGTCGGACAGATGTCTCTGCTTCCTTCTGTTGTTCCAACAGCTCCCCAGTACACGTTGAAGTGA